A window of uncultured Methanoregula sp. genomic DNA:
CGGTGATGATTGCTGCCGCAATCAGGCTGTAGTCGTAATTGGTGATATAGGAGCGGAGCGGGTTGCGGATCCGGGACAGCAGCTGGTTCCTCTGCTTACGGGCCCTGATCTGCTGGAGAACCTCCTTCTCCCGGGCCACTTCATCAGGGGAGAGGGGGGATGTATCCGAAGGAATACTTGTCCCGAAATCGTGCTCCACTATCTCTTTCCTGCTGACTTCCATGTTCTCCGGCGGCAGCATGATGGAGAGGATCCAGATCATAACAATAGCCCCGGCCGGGATAAGGACGTACATCAGCGGAAGGAGCCAGGTCATCCCCTTGCTGCTGGTCATGCCCTGCGCAACGATCATGATGATGAGCGCAATCGGCGCGGCAACGAATGCCGAGACATATACTTCGGCCATGATCTCGATGGTCTTGAGAACCAGTTCCAGCTCCTGCTTGGCCCGTTCGCGGTAATATTCGGTTTTTGCGCCGAGGTAGGAAGAGATGTCACCCCCGCTGTCAAAGACGATGCCCAGATCGTTGAGAAAATCCCGCATGTTGACCGAAGGTGTGGTCTGCTGGAGATTCCGCATGGCAGTTATCATATCATCCCCGAACAGCTCCACGTCGCGGATCACCATGCCGAACTCCCGGGACACTTCCCCGAACATATCGCTCTCCTCGTAGATCCTCTGCATGATCTCAAACGGCGGCATGGTTGTCGACAGAGCCTGCATGTACGAGATCGCGTACGGCAGGTCGAGATCGATCCGGGTCTTCCTGCCATGGGCGAGAATGACCGGGTAATACATCTGGAGAATATATGCCCCGGGAACGATCATCGCAAACAGCACGATCCAGAAGATCGCCCCGGATGTACTGACCCCGAAAAATTCCAGATCAAACCCGCTGAACAGGAAGAATACGAAAAGTGCAATGAATATTCCCGTTGCTCCGGCAAGGTTGAGACGGACAGATTTGAGATAGTCCTCGGCCGTTACCGGAAGGTGGGCGGATCGGAGGGTGCTACGGAGATGGCTGCCATATAAGAGCATCTCGATACGGGTGATCTTCATATCCACGGATCTGAAGGATTCCGGCACTTCCATGATCAGTCACCGAGATCGTGGATGGCGTTGGCGAGATCCGTAATTGATGGCGGTTCGACTTCCAGGGCCCACATGAAGAACTCTTCGCGTTTTTTTACCTGGTGGTCGAGCTCTTCCTCGCTCCACCCGTTATGGAAGGCTATCTCCGCAAGAACCCGGGATTTCTCATTTGTCCTGCGGAAGGTATCGCTCTTGAGATCCCATTCGAATAACAGGACCGGATGGATCTCCCCAGCTTTGTCCACTTCGATCTCGTGAATGGATAAATTCCTGCGGATTCTCGTGTTGCCAATGGTATAGATGGACTGGACGATCACCAGGTCCAGGGCCTGGAACATGACGGAGGGAACATTGATCGGATCATGGGTCAGCCGGTTGATTGCCTCGTTGACGCTGCCGGCGTGAATTGTTGACAGGGTGGAGTGCCCGGTGTTCATAGCCTGGAAGAGGGTCTGGGCCTCATGCCCCCGCACTTCCCCGACAATAATATATTCGGGCCGCTGACGCATGCTCGCTTTGAGGAGCGAGAACATGTCGATGTCCCCCTTGATCCCTTCAACATTCAACTCGCGGGTCTGGGTAGGAAGCCAGTTTTTGTGCGGGAGCTGGATCTCCCGGGTGTCTTCAAGGGAAACGATCTTTGCATTCTGCGGGATGAAGAGCGAGACCGCATTCATGGTTGAAGTCTTGCCGCTCGCGGTACCCCCCACCACGAGCAGGCTTTTCCGGTTCTTGATTGCAAGCCAGAGGAATGCAAGGGTCTCCGCACTGAAGGTACCCATCCGGATGAGATCCAGCGGGGTCATGGGCTCGGCCCGGAACTTCCTGATGGTGAACGAGCTGCCTTTTGTTGAGACAACGTCGCTGTAGGTGATCTGGACCCGGGCACCGTCCGGCAGGGTTGCATCAACCATGGGGTTCGAGAGGGAGACCTGCTTGTTCGCCTTCTGGGCAAGCTTGAGCACGAACTGGTTCAGTTCTCCCTCGCGGAGGACGATACTGCTCGGCAGGCTGCCGTGAATCTTGTGGTACACGAAAACAGGCAGGTTGTTCCCATTGCAGCTGATGTCTTCGAGAGCTGGATCCCGCATGAGAACTTCAAGGGGACCATAGCCGGAGAGATCCCGTCTTAAGTAATAGTTCATGAGGGAGAGGCGTTCATCAGTGATCGAGGGATCGAACTGTCGGATGATCCCGGCAATGAACCGGGGTTCGAGATGATCGCTCCTGTCGGCCTCCGTTGAATCGTAGATGATGATGTCCCGCAGGCGTGCATAGGTCTCCTGGAGGAGGGTCTTTTCTTTCCCTGATATCGCCGGTTCGACAACCGTATACACGAACCCCTGGTTACCGATCCTGACTATCTTTACAAACGAGAACGGTTCGACAACCCAGTACTGCTCAAGGGTTGCAAGCGTTCTTTCCTCCGGGATTGCTGAACCCGTTGCTGGATTCCGGTATTCGGGGACCGGTTCAGGGCCGACAGAGTCATCGGATGCCATGGAGAGGGGGCTCTTCGGTCTTGCGCGAAGCCAGGTGTTGTCTTTGCTTCTGCGGCTGATTGCACTTCCCGACACATACGCCGCTGCGAGAAAAACAATCGAGAGGATGATCATTGCAGGAAGACCAAGGTCAACGAACAACACGATGTATGCAGCCACCAGGGTTCCAAGAACCAGTGCAAAAAGGGATGCTATCCCCAACCAACCCGGTTTGGTAAGCACTGCCATGAACGATTCAAAAAGCCCGGACAGCCTCAGTCGTACCCCGGATCCGGTGTTGAGCAGGGGCAGATCTGAGGACGTCTCGGTTTTTGTAGAGAAGATCCTGATTGTGGATGCTCTCTCCCGGAACCCGGACAGGAACCCGCGTATACTGCCCAATTCCATCAGGATGAATACGCACGATACGATGATAAAAAAACTCTGAAACATGGAACCCCGTTTTTTTGAAAGAATTACCGGAATTATATGGCGCTTACCTCAGGATCCGGCGAGAAATACATTGCGTACGAACAGGTACGATAGTACACATCCATGTAAAATATCTGGAATCTTATTACAGAAAAATATTTACATTATTTAATTAACAAATCAAGACAGTTAACCAATTATTTTTATCTCTCATGACATTTTCCGGATGCGATTACCCTGCAGGCATCCCAAGGAATGCAGTGCCGGTCTGCACATTTTCGTTCCCCGCTACCCACATTAATACCGTTGTCCGACGGGATTTTTGGTTTATGACCCGGACCCCATCAGTATGCTGTTCGGATCCGGTGACGCACCCGTGATGATCGAGAGTTCGGTATCCAGGTAGTTTCCTTCTATCGTGATATGGAACATTCCCTCTTTGTAGATTGGTATGTACCGTTTTCCTGGATCTGAAACCGTCTCTCCGGAATCTGCTGTGGCAGAATACTTTCCTCCGGTATAACGGGTTTCGGGGTAATTACCGGTGTCGGAACTGTACTCCCGCCCGTACCCATCCTCCGCCACGATCTCGTGCGTCTGGTTGTCCCGGACCGTGATCGTCATGTACGGGCGGTTCAGCGAACGCTTCGTGGTTCCCCGGCAGGAGGCCGGGTTCTTCAGGCAATCGTTTTGCGGGGTTACTGTATACACGATATATAGGGGTCCCTCAACAACATTGACGAGGAGTCCGGTTGCATTGCCTTTCAGGGTGTACGTTTTCTTGAACTCCGGTGCACGGTTCAGAAAGGGATACCTCGTTGTTTCCGTAATTCTTGTTGCATGCTGGATCGGGTAAGGATCCGGAGTCAGGATGGGGGCGACTTCAGTTACCATTTCGGATTTGACCGGCATGACTTCGCTGGCCGGAATGGGAGTCTGAACAACAAATGTATCATTCGGGATGGGGGAAATGTCATTGCCCCCCGCCTGGCCCGGAGAAGAGGCGTTGATCGTTATTGAAGGTTCCGAACTCTTCTGTATCATTTTTACGCAACCCCCAAAAACGACCATTGCTCCAAGCAGTATCACTATGAGAAAAGTCAGGGTGGCAACGGTTGCCCGTCTTGTTGTTTTTTGCGTCATTGCGATTCTCCAGTTACCAGGTGATTGTCGTTGCATTGCCCGCCTTCCTGTTCAAAGGGGGATTACCTTCGCTGTTGACATCTGGTATTTTTTATCCAGCATGCCCAGCGAGGATCCCGCACTCGTGGTCTCCAGGTAATAGTAGCGCTTGTTATTGAGCGGGTAGTAATAGCCATTGCAGTTGTCACAGGCTATCGCCGTTCCAGCGTGGTCGTTAAAAAGTACGATGGCAACATCGTATCCCATCTCTTTGAGGAGAGCCGTTGTGAGGATTGCCGTATCCTCGCAATCCCCGCTCCCGTCGGCAAGCGTCTCCACCGGATATTTCCAGTAGTCGGTTTTCTGTTTTGATACCGGATCGATATCCTCCATGTACCTGATGCTCTGGACAAACGCGACCGTGTTCCGGTAATCCGTCCGGTCATCGTAGGTCCTGAGGCCATTGGCATCCGTGAGTTTTTCCACAAGGGCACGGAGATACTGCCGGTCCCGGGCATTGATCGCATAGTGAGAGAACGTGGTCTGGTTCTCTCCACGGGGATGGGGCTGGTTCCGGTAATAGTTGTACAAATCGTTCGGGATGTCAAGAGTAATCGTTGCCTTATGCCCGGTTCCATACCATGTGAAGGTTCTCTCAATAACAGGAGTCGCGTTTACCATCGTCCAGCCCTGCTGTTGTTTCACGTAACAATTGTTGTCGTACTGCCATTCACGATTGCTTATCGTTCCGTTTGTCCGGTTATCCATCGTGGTAAAAAGGTCATAGGATCCCCCGGCTGCAAAACTGAATGCCCCGCTGGCGGATGATCCGGCAGGATCGCGGAATTCCAGCAGGTAGTCCCCGGGAGGAAAGTTGTCAAGGGTTAATGGGGTGACGCCTTTGAAAGTATCATTCACGTATACTCCCGATCCCACGGGTGCCGAATCAAGATACAGGATACTGGATGTGGGAGTCAGTGCCAGATCCGCTTTTGCCACCTGGGCTTCCCCACCTTTGATATTGACGATACCGGTAAAGTTACCGTACCCGGCTTTACTGATTGTGACTGTGTGGTTACCGGCGGGGACCCTCTGGAGATTCGTTGGAGTGAGCCCGGTCTCAATACCGTCAACACGCACTGAGGCTCCTTCAGGAAACGAGTTGATACTGAGAAACCCGGTTCCGGGCAGGGGAACAAGATATTCGGTATATTCCGGGATCATCCCGACTGAGGCGGTCACGACGTCTTTGTAGGGCTCAAATCCTTCAGCGGTGAGAAGAATGGTATGTGGTCCCGGCAAAAGATTGTTAACCCTTACCGGTGTTTTTCCTTCGTAATTTCCATCCACGTAGAGTTCTGCAAACACAGGTTTTGTTCGGACAATTATTACAGCACGATCCGCTTTTCCCTGGAGATCTGCAATGATATCCTTATGTTCCCCCGGTTGGAGATCAGATTCTGCCAGGAAGTCATCAAACCCGTCCTGGCTGACAATGATATGATGCATCCCGCACGGTACGCTGATATTCATCAGCGGTGCCGGCCCGTATTCGTTCCCGTTGATGGAAACGGATCCCCCGTTCGGGATGGAGGCTATGGATAAGGAACAGGAGCTGTCTGCTGCTGCCGCGGGATAAAAGATCGCCGCGGATACTGTCAGGATTACGATACATCCCAAAAAAAAACTCTCTCGCATCTTCTACTATCAGATTTGTTATAAATGGGAAAAAGTTTTCTTAATGTGTTTAACAAATTTGAATGTTAATTGATTTTATTATATTTTAGTGGGCGAACAACAGAAAGAGCCGAAATGCAGGTTTCTTCCGGCATACCGATTACACGCGCCAGCACCGGCCGGGAAATAGATCCCTGGCCATTCTTCTGATACAGTAAGCTGGAAACGAGTGTGTCCATATCTTTCGCGCAGGGCCAGTCAGAGATCCGAAAAAGGAGATTGATACCGGTCCCTTAACCCGACAAATATCCGCTCACCCGGTGAACAGATTCATCGCAATATTGGCGATATTGTTGCAGATTACGAAGAGATACATGCCAATGAGGAGGATAAAGAAGATCTTTCCGGATCCCTTGAGATGGCCTTCGGCAACGAGGACCATGAAAAAGACCAGTACCAGAAGCGCAATTTTGACGGCAAGGTGCAGGAGCGGCCACTGAACGATCCCAATCATTACCGGGTTCTGTTCCACACCTCCGAATCTCAGGATGATCTCGGTTGAAAGAATGTCAAGGATGAATAAACTCCCGAGGATTGCCGTACCCCAGAAAAGTGTTCTCCGGGTTCCGGTATCGCGAATAGGGAAGACCTGCTGAACGGGCATGCGGTTCTCCATCTTTTCAATTCCCCGGTATTGATATTGCAGATTACAGTTCTATTTATTATATATATTTATTTATTTGCTTTGCGGATATTTGAGCAATTCTTTCACAAAATTGGGTTTAATATGAACTCCGTTGGGGATTTATCAGTTGTTTAAAAATATTTTACTTTTAAAAAATGTATACTCAAATATATTAATATGAAAGACCGGTTATCACGAACCCGCCTTCCGCTTTAATTACGGTATGAATCCAGCCAAAAAACAACCTGAATATTCCAGGAACATGCATCAGCACCTATGAAAAAAACCAGAATGCCATTGTGGATGAAGAGAGGTGTTTTGGATCCAGTCACAGCAATATCAGCATCAGAGGGTATCAAAATAATATATGCCCATCATCAGTCCCGTTGTGGGATACCGGGGCTTTCCTGGAAAGAATATCGGGTCCAGCAGGACCTGCGGCGGTGCTACCGGTACCCCGTCCTTTGGATCTTCCGGTATGATCTCCACATCTGACGACAGGACCATCATCCCCAGGCAGGACCCGAGGCCAAACAGGCATATGGATTCTGATGGGAGGGTTGCCCCGGTTCCAAGGTACTGGAACGCGAGGATGATTGCCGCCACCGAACCGTCATAGTAATGGAACTGGGCGATCCTCCGGTCGGTGCTGTCGCAGGGACGGATCGAACCGAAGATCTTCGTTGTGCTGAACGGGAAGAGAGGGGTAATTCCCTTACGGGTGCACAGGTCTTCGATCAGGTGCAGGATCAGGCCGAGCATCACCCCCCCGAGAAATGCAAAAGAGATGTACAGGGCCTGACTCTCCGGGAGGATGGATGAAGGAACGAGTAAAAGGACTGCCGTGACGAGCCAGATGAAGATGATCCCGGGGATTGAATGAGTCAGCCGCTTGTCACCAGGGTCCAGGTCCTGCCCTGTCAGGTTCCTGTACATCCGGCAGAGCAGGGGCATGCAGATCTGTCTGCTGAACCTTGTTATCATCCATGCAGCGGTCCTCAGCTGGAAACCACGCGGTTTTTTCATCTGGATGTCCGGCAGGATAGCACCGGTACAGGCGCCCGTGCAGATCACAAGGATGAGTGCCGGAGATGTGGGCACCAGCGCACTGCACAGGATAAGAGTACTAATTCCTGTCAGTGCAATATGGTGCCGGGTGATCATGAGATGGGACTCCGGTTCACGTGAAGGGAAGTCTGGCGAGGTCCCCCTTCTGTCGATAATTATGTATGTGTGTGCTTGTGTCCGCAGCATCTGTTCTTGCGGGGACGATCATTCTGTTGGCCCTTTGTGATTATAATAATTTGCTTTTAACTTTTTATAATTGTAAATATAAGTTAATTAATAATCTGGTGCGAGTGGGATTTTCCCGCAACAACAACCGCGGTTGCAGGAACAATCAAAACCGAATCCGGATGCGGGGAAGAAACAAATGGAATGCAGTTATTGCGAACGGGCATGTGAAATTCCGGATACCATGAGCGGGTACTGCCGGATGTACCGTAACGAACAGGGGATCATAACGGAAAACCACCCGGATGCCTATCTCAATATTTACCCGGTCTCCAGCGAATCCATCCCGATGCTCCACTTCTTTCCGAACAGCATCTTTCTGCTCATCAGCACTATCGGGTGCAACTTTGCCTGTGATGGCTGCATATCCGAGTTCCAGACCACCCGGCCTGGAACGCTCGAGAAGGTGCTCACCCGGCATACTCCTGAAGAGATCCTCGCGGTTGCAAAGGAAGGCGGCTGCCGGGGCATCACGTTCTGCCTCAATGAGCCGGCGGTCTCCTTTCCCACGTTCCTCCGGGTTGCCCGGGCTGCGAAATCTGCGGGACTGCTTGTAGGGTGCTCTACCAACGGCTACATGACGCCATGGGCATTGCAGACCCTGATACCCTATCTGGACTTTGCCAATATCGGTCTTAAGGGATCAACGGACGAGCGGTACCGGGAATGCGGGGCACGATCTGCGGACCCGGTGTACCGGAATGTCCGGGCCCTGCACGATGCCGGGGTGGCAGTGGAAGTCTCAACTATGTACATTTGCGGGAGAGAGAGCGAAGTGTTCGGGGCCGCAGAACGGATACGGGCGATCTCCCCATCCACCCCGTTCCAGGTGATGCGCTTTATAGCCACTCACGAGAATCTTAAAGATCTACAACCGGACCGCCAGCAGGGCGAACAGATCTGTACGGAACTGCGTCGGGTCCTCGACCATGTATACCTGTTCAACACGCCGGGAACAACCGAACTCGATTCCCGGTGCCCGGCCTGCGGGGCAACCATCGTCCACCGGGTCTTCTTCGGGCCCATGGCGGCTCGGGTTCTCACCTGCCTGCCGGATGGGGTCTGCAGCTGCGGGTACCGTTTCCCCTGCCGGGGGGAGATCGAGCCGATTCCCGAAACCGGCCCACGGGTCCTTGGCGGTTATCGCTCGATTATGGGTGTGAAGTTCATAGCAAACATTCTCATGGTTCTCGGGATTACCGATGAGCGGGAGATCGACCGGCTCTGCAACACCGTGATCGCCAACGGGTATCTCCAGGCACTCCAGGACATGGAGGACAATGTCGGCACCTTCATCGGCATGGCCTATTACCTGGGAGCGCTTGCCGGCCGCGAGGCGGAGGCAAAACGCCTCACGGACTTTGTGCAGTCAGAAGTCAAGGATGTGAAGGATCGGGCTGCCCTTGCGGCAGAAAATCCCCGGGTTTACGTGGTCTTCTGCCACCCGCTCTTCCCGGTGTATGCAGCCAAATTCGTGAATCTGCTTGTCGGGATGGCCGGGGGTGTGAGCCTGAACCGGGAGCAGAACTTTATTGAGAGTAGGAATGCGGAATACACGGTTGATGCGCTCAACCGGCTGGATCCAGATGTCATACTTATCACCGGCCATTTCATCCCGCCCCTTGATGAGTTCCTCGGCACCTGCCGGGAGCTGGGTATCGGGTGCCGGGCGATTGGTGAACGGAGGGTGTATACCCTGGACAGCGAGCACACCTTGGGAACCCTGGGCTGGCTCATCACCCTGATGGACATTGCCAACCACCTCCACCCGGAGATCTTCCGGTACTCTCTTGAAGTGGAGAAGGCGAGACTGGACAAGGTGATTGCCGGTTTATCTGAGTAACCGATGAGGGACACAGTCATGAAATTACCAATACAAACAACCCGAAAGGATCGTAAAACCTGCTGGCAGAACCGGTGGAAACAGCAACGGCTCGCCCGGCTCGCGGTGCCACGAACAGGTTCATCGGACTCGTTCTGGAACGACAAAAAAAGGCTCTCTGATCACTTTATTCAGAATCTCAACAGCTGGCGCAGGGAAGCGGAAGAACGAATAACCGTCATGAGGATAAAGGATGGCTCGCGGGTGCTCGATATCGGGGCCGGCACCGGCTCGCTCTCCGTCCCGCTTGCGGCGCATGGCTGCGATGTTGTGGCCGTGGAACCCGCTGAAGCAATGCGTGAAGCGCTCGGGCTGTACGAAAAACAACAGAATGTCCGGCCTGTCAAGGTGATCCCGAAGCGGTGGGAGGATATTGTGACAGAGGATCTCGGGGAACCGTTCGATATCGTGTTCGCATCCTACAGCCTCATGATCACGGATATCGGGCCTGCCCTCCTGAAAATGCAGGCTGCATGCAGGGGACAGGTGCATCTCTTCTGGTTTTTGACCCAGCCGTACACGGCCCTGCTCAACACGGCGCTCTGGCCGAAAGTCCACGGAGTGGAATTCCCCGGCGAGCCCACGGCCGACTGCCTATGGGAGGTGCTGTACGAGATGGGGATCTATGCGAACCTGGCGGTGGAACAGAGTTGCGAGCCGGCATACTTTCCCACCACCGGTGATGCGGCAAAGGACTTCTGCAGGCGCCTGAACTGTACGAACCCGGAACAGGAGCGGGCCGTTCGGGAATACTGCGAGACTTCCCTTGTAAGAACGGACATGGGGTACCGTGTTGCGGGAGAGGCACTCGGGGCGCACATCTGGTGGGAGGTAGAATCGTTGGGCAAGCAACAGGGCAGGAAGATAAAGGATGTCATTTAGGAAACAGCACGGTATCGCAACGATCGATCCGGATGCGATCGTCTATGGGGCTGTCAAAAATTAATATTAATAATTAACAATTAGGATTAATTCAATACTTTTAATTACCTTTTTTTTCTAATAATGACTGATGCCTGTCCAGATACCAGATAGTATTCCGTCAAGAAAGAGAGAAAAGCCGATCCGGTCCAGGAAAATGGCCTGTCGGATGATGATTCTCATCATACTTTGCGTTCTTTTCTTCATATCCACTGCATCCGCAACAGAGTATTTGCTTAACTCTACTTCGATGGACCCGTTCAGGAATGGTCTGATCTACCATGCAACGGAACCGCTTGTGCTTGAAATCACAGAAAATGTTTCCATCTCAAGCACAACCCATGTTGGGATCGAATCTGCGGCTCCGGTGATCATCAGATCTCCTGCAGGCAGAACGCTGACTATTCTTGTGAATAATAAGTCGGCGATGCTCTACGGAATAAAAGCACCCTCGGTCACTCTTGAGAGCGGCCAGCTCGGCATAACCGTGAACGGCAGGAACGATCCCGAGCAGGGCAATGCCTTTGGCATATGGGCGGGATCGGGGAATGTCACCATCTCCGGGGGATCGGTCTCCACAATGGTTGATACGACCGGCCATAAGAATAAAGGAATTTATGCCTCGCAATTCATCATCGTATCGGGCGGCCGGATAACCGCGAACCAGTACGGGGGAAAGAATACGTTCGGTCTTGACGGGGGTGACGTAGAGAATGAGAGTACCGATGGCGGAATTCTCATCACGGGCGGATATATCACGGTCAATTCAAGCGGGGCTGCCACCAGGAATATCGGCATCGATTCGAAGTTCGGCACGGTACGGATCTCCAGTGACCCGGTCATCCTCATATCAGAAGATGAAAGCGGTGCAAGGCAAAACTATGCCTACAATCCTGACATCACCACGATTACCGGCGGCAAGGCAGTGGTTTTCACATCCACGGGTGGGAATTATACTCTCAGGGAAAATGCTGTCCTTGCTAAAAACGCAACCCTGATTCCGGGTATGAGATTTGAGATTCCGGCAGGCCTGTCGCTTGGCATCTCCGAAGGGACCTATCTTGTAAAACCAGCAGACACGACCCTTCTCTCGGGAAATGGTTATGGCAGGTTTGAATATGCCAAATCCTTTTCCGGAGATAACGGGGCTGTGATCTACGCAGGCAGGGATGCAGCACAGCCGGCTCCCGCTCCACTGGCAGGGTTGCTTGCAGGTCTGGCAGTTGCCTTTATCCTGAAAAGGAAAAAATAACTCTTTCTTTTCATCACAGTCTCTTGCATACGGGTGATGCGTCAATGTCATTCCGGTAAACAGACAACGCACCCATCGGACCTCCCGTTTTGATTAGGACGATGAACAGAGTCCCGGCTATTCGCAAAGGGACAACCGGAAGGATTCCAGAGACCCCGTATACCATAGAATTATTTCGTTTACTGATTGCAATCCGGGAGACAACCGAAAATAAAAAAATGGTGGATTAATCGACCCCGACCATCACTTCCGAGGCCTTGACAATCGCGTGCACCTTCAGCCCTTCTTTCAGTTTCAGGTGTTCCGCAGAATGTGTGGTGATGGATGAGACGATCTCGCCACCACCTGCAATGGTGATCACGACTTCGGTACTGACCGGGCCCTTCTTGATAGACTTCACGGTGCCCGCAATCTGGTTTCGCGCACTGATCTTCATGGTCTTCACCATGCAATACTTCCCATGATGTATAATAAACCCAGCGGCATGCCCAGCATTCCAAACGGGTGACCGGGCACTATTGAATTAAAAACAAATTGTAGATATTGTACAAAAGTTAATTTAATTTTATGAACGTGAAACCGGTCAATCCCCCGGCATCTTCTTTTTCCCCCGGGGCCTCTTCGGGCACAACAAGCCTACCAACATTTCGCGAGAAGTGGCGGGCGCTCAAACTCGCCCACTGTGCCATACCGAACTATGGCAGCTCCCGCCAGTTCTGGGGCAGCAGAAAGAAGATCCAGACCGTATACGCAAAAGATGATAAAAAAGTGGGCAATGGTCATGATGAAAAGACTCTTGTCCGCCTCGCCGCCATGGGAATTCCGGCGGGTTCACGGGTTCTCGATATCGGTGCCGGACCCGGCACCTATGCAATCCCTCTTGCAAAGCGGGGCTGCAACGTGACCGTTGTCGAACCCTCCCCCGTGATGCGGGAGATGCTGGAGGCCCGGATAAAAAAAGAGAGGGTGAAGAACATCACGATAATCCCGAAACGGTGGGAGGAGGTGGAGTTACCGGAGCTCACAGCCCCGTACGATGCGGTCATCGCCTCGTTCTCGTTAACGATGATGGATATGGGAGAAGCCCTGCAAAAGATGCACACCTGTTGTAACGGGACCGTTCACCTCTACTGGTTTCTGACGCCCCCGGTATGGGCAAACGTGAATGCAGATCTCTGGCCCCTCCTGCACGGGGGGTGTTTTCCCGGGGAGCCCACTGCGGACTGGCTCTGGCAGATCC
This region includes:
- a CDS encoding DUF5658 family protein, translated to MPVQQVFPIRDTGTRRTLFWGTAILGSLFILDILSTEIILRFGGVEQNPVMIGIVQWPLLHLAVKIALLVLVFFMVLVAEGHLKGSGKIFFILLIGMYLFVICNNIANIAMNLFTG
- a CDS encoding type II/IV secretion system ATPase subunit, with translation MELGSIRGFLSGFRERASTIRIFSTKTETSSDLPLLNTGSGVRLRLSGLFESFMAVLTKPGWLGIASLFALVLGTLVAAYIVLFVDLGLPAMIILSIVFLAAAYVSGSAISRRSKDNTWLRARPKSPLSMASDDSVGPEPVPEYRNPATGSAIPEERTLATLEQYWVVEPFSFVKIVRIGNQGFVYTVVEPAISGKEKTLLQETYARLRDIIIYDSTEADRSDHLEPRFIAGIIRQFDPSITDERLSLMNYYLRRDLSGYGPLEVLMRDPALEDISCNGNNLPVFVYHKIHGSLPSSIVLREGELNQFVLKLAQKANKQVSLSNPMVDATLPDGARVQITYSDVVSTKGSSFTIRKFRAEPMTPLDLIRMGTFSAETLAFLWLAIKNRKSLLVVGGTASGKTSTMNAVSLFIPQNAKIVSLEDTREIQLPHKNWLPTQTRELNVEGIKGDIDMFSLLKASMRQRPEYIIVGEVRGHEAQTLFQAMNTGHSTLSTIHAGSVNEAINRLTHDPINVPSVMFQALDLVIVQSIYTIGNTRIRRNLSIHEIEVDKAGEIHPVLLFEWDLKSDTFRRTNEKSRVLAEIAFHNGWSEEELDHQVKKREEFFMWALEVEPPSITDLANAIHDLGD
- a CDS encoding PEGA domain-containing protein, giving the protein MRESFFLGCIVILTVSAAIFYPAAAADSSCSLSIASIPNGGSVSINGNEYGPAPLMNISVPCGMHHIIVSQDGFDDFLAESDLQPGEHKDIIADLQGKADRAVIIVRTKPVFAELYVDGNYEGKTPVRVNNLLPGPHTILLTAEGFEPYKDVVTASVGMIPEYTEYLVPLPGTGFLSINSFPEGASVRVDGIETGLTPTNLQRVPAGNHTVTISKAGYGNFTGIVNIKGGEAQVAKADLALTPTSSILYLDSAPVGSGVYVNDTFKGVTPLTLDNFPPGDYLLEFRDPAGSSASGAFSFAAGGSYDLFTTMDNRTNGTISNREWQYDNNCYVKQQQGWTMVNATPVIERTFTWYGTGHKATITLDIPNDLYNYYRNQPHPRGENQTTFSHYAINARDRQYLRALVEKLTDANGLRTYDDRTDYRNTVAFVQSIRYMEDIDPVSKQKTDYWKYPVETLADGSGDCEDTAILTTALLKEMGYDVAIVLFNDHAGTAIACDNCNGYYYPLNNKRYYYLETTSAGSSLGMLDKKYQMSTAKVIPL
- a CDS encoding type II secretion system F family protein — encoded protein: MEVPESFRSVDMKITRIEMLLYGSHLRSTLRSAHLPVTAEDYLKSVRLNLAGATGIFIALFVFFLFSGFDLEFFGVSTSGAIFWIVLFAMIVPGAYILQMYYPVILAHGRKTRIDLDLPYAISYMQALSTTMPPFEIMQRIYEESDMFGEVSREFGMVIRDVELFGDDMITAMRNLQQTTPSVNMRDFLNDLGIVFDSGGDISSYLGAKTEYYRERAKQELELVLKTIEIMAEVYVSAFVAAPIALIIMIVAQGMTSSKGMTWLLPLMYVLIPAGAIVMIWILSIMLPPENMEVSRKEIVEHDFGTSIPSDTSPLSPDEVAREKEVLQQIRARKQRNQLLSRIRNPLRSYITNYDYSLIAAAIITGLMACLWFIGWFGALFPHNAIEGFVCTLIIGFMAPVVVAYEGRRWYVRNIEAHLPEFLRELSDMKDIGITLQEAIHRISSAKLGVLSSELSVASRDIEAGAYVGTALVRMEARIGLVSVKRAISLLVRASEITTNLRHIFIIAISDMEHYLRLKTERANTTIVYVMIIYLSFGIYLYTAYQLNVPFLASFKGMNMNTSFDSAGNLNEMFRIGIILATFSGIMAGQFSSNSILSGFKHSIVLLVAALALFVFVM
- a CDS encoding metal-dependent hydrolase, with the protein product MITRHHIALTGISTLILCSALVPTSPALILVICTGACTGAILPDIQMKKPRGFQLRTAAWMITRFSRQICMPLLCRMYRNLTGQDLDPGDKRLTHSIPGIIFIWLVTAVLLLVPSSILPESQALYISFAFLGGVMLGLILHLIEDLCTRKGITPLFPFSTTKIFGSIRPCDSTDRRIAQFHYYDGSVAAIILAFQYLGTGATLPSESICLFGLGSCLGMMVLSSDVEIIPEDPKDGVPVAPPQVLLDPIFFPGKPRYPTTGLMMGIYYFDTL